One part of the Kryptolebias marmoratus isolate JLee-2015 linkage group LG2, ASM164957v2, whole genome shotgun sequence genome encodes these proteins:
- the ssr3 gene encoding translocon-associated protein subunit gamma: MPPKGSNKQQSEEDLLLQDFSRNLSAKSTALFYGNALIVSAIPIWLFWRIWHMDLVQSAVLYAVMTLVSTYLVAFAYKNVKFVLKHKVAQKREDAVSKEVTRKLSEADNRKMSRKEKDERILWKKNEVADYEATTFSIFYNNTLFLVLVIVASFFLLKNFNPTVNYILSISASSGLIALLSTGSK, translated from the exons ATGCCCCCCAAAGGAAGCAACAAGCAGCAGTCGGAGGAAGACCTTCTCCTCCAGGACTTCAGCAGAAACTTATCCGCGAAGTCCACAGCTTTGTTTTACGGAAATGCGCTCATCGTTTCTGCCATCCCCATCT GGCTGTTTTGGAGGATCTGGCACATGGACCTCGTCCAGTCTGCGGTTCTATACGCTGTAATGACTCTGGTCAGCACCTACCTGGTTGCTTTCGCCTATAAGAACGTCAAGTTCGTGCTCAAACACAA AGTGGCCCAGAAACGTGAGGATGCCGTTTCCAAGGAGGTGACAAGGAAGCTGTCTGAAGCTGACAACCGCAAGATGTCACGAAAGGAGAAAGACGAGAG AATCCTGTGGAAGAAGAATGAGGTCGCCGACTACGAGGCCACCACCTTCTCCATCTTCTACAACAACACTCTCTTTCTGGTCCTCGTCATCGTCGCCTCCTTCTTCTTGCTCAAGAACTTTAACCCCACCGT CAACTACATTCTGTCCATCAGTGCCTCTTCAGGACTCATCGCTCTGCTATCCACCGGCTCCAAGTGA